One Osmerus eperlanus chromosome 13, fOsmEpe2.1, whole genome shotgun sequence genomic region harbors:
- the smad5 gene encoding mothers against decapentaplegic homolog 5 translates to MTSMSSLFSFTSPAVKRLLGWKQGDEEEKWAEKAVDALVKKLKKKKGAMEDLEKALSSPGQPSKCVTIPRSLDGRLQVSHRKGLPHVIYCRVWRWPDLQSHHELKPLEVCEYPFGSKQKEVCINPYHYTRVESPVLPPVLVPRHSEFNPQHSLLVQFRNLTHNEPHMPLNATFPESFQQHSGGNGGGSGGSSFPISPNSPYPPSPASSGTYPNSPASSGPSSPFQLPADTPPPAYRPPDEQIGQEGSQSMETGSSMVVPQNMPRGDVQPVEYEEPSHWCSIVYYELNNRVGEAYHASSTSVLVDGFTDPSNNKNRFCLGLLSNVNRNSTIENTRRHIGKGVHLYYVGGEVYAECLSDTSIFVQSRNCNYHHGFHPTTVCKIPSGCSLKIFNNQEFAQLLAQSVNHGFEAVYELTKMCTIRMSFVKGWGAEYHRQDVTSTPCWIEVHLHGPLQWLDKVLTQMGSPLNPISSVS, encoded by the exons atgaCCTCCATGTCCAGCCTGTTCTCCTTCACCAGCCCGGCTGTCAAGCGCCTGCTGGGCTGGAAACagggggacgaggaggagaagtgGGCTGAGAAGGCGGTGGACGCCCTGGTCAAGaagctgaagaagaagaagggggcCATGGAGGACCTGGAGAAGGCCCTCAGCAGCCCTGGGCAGCCCAGCAAGTGTGTGACCATCCCACGCTCTCTGGACGGGAGGCTCCAGGTGTCTCACAGGAAAGGGCTGCCCCACGTCATCTACTGCAGGGTGTGGCGCTGGCCCGACCTGCAGTCCCACCACGAGCTCAAGCCCCTGGAGGTCTGCGAATACCCCTTCGGCTCTAAGCAGAAGGAAGTCTGCATAAACCCCTACCACTACACGCGGGTGGAGAGTCCGG TCCTCCCCCCGGTCCTGGTGCCCCGGCACAGCGAGTTCAACCCCCAGCACAGCCTGCTGGTCCAGTTCCGGAACCTCACCCACAACGAGCCGCACATGCCCCTCAACGCCACCTTCCCAGAGTCCTTCCAGCAGCACAGCGGTGGCAACGGAGGCGGTAGCGGAGGCTCCTCCTTTCCCATTTCGCCCAACTCGCCCTACCCCCCCTCGCCGGCCAGCAGCGGCACCTACCCCAACTCCCCCGCCAGCTCGGGCCCTTCCAGCCCCTTCCAGCTGCCAG CTGACACCCCACCCCCGGCCTACAGGCCCCCTGATGAGCAGATTGGCCAGGAAGGCTCTCAGTCCATGGAGACCGGAAGCAGCATGGTGGTGCCTCAAAACATGCCCAGAGGAG atgTTCAGCCGGTGGAGTACGAGGAGCCCAGCCACTGGTGCTCCATTGTCTACTACGAGCTGAACAACCGGGTGGGCGAAGCCTACCATGCCTCCTCCACCAGCGTCCTGGTGGACGGCTTCACCGACCCCTCCAACAACAAGAACCGCTTCTGCCTGGGCCTGCTCTCCAACGTCAACCGCAACTCCACCATCGAGAACACACGCCGGCACATCGGCAAAG GGGTCCACCTGTACTACGTGGGTGGGGAGGTGTACGCCGAGTGCTTGAGCGACACCAGCATCTTCGTCCAGAGCCGCAACTGCAACTACCACCACGGCTTCCACCCCACCACCGTGTGCAAGATCCCCAGCGGCTGCAGCCTCAAGATCTTCAACAACCAGGAGTTCGCCCAGCTGCTGGCCCAGTCCGTCAACCACGGCTTCGAGGCCGTCTACGAGCTCACCAAGATGTGTACCATCCGAATGAGTTTTGTCAAG GGTTGGGGAGCAGAGTATCACCGACAGGATGTGACTAGCACCCCCTGCTGGATAGAGGTGCACCTGCACGGCCCACTCCAGTGGCTAGACAAAGTGCTGACACAGATGGGCTCTCCCCTCAATCCAATCTCCTCTGTGTCCTAA
- the tgfbi gene encoding transforming growth factor-beta-induced protein ig-h3 gives MKNLTLLALALTLIATICVAKSPYQSVVQHSRIRGRPHGPNVCAMQKIQGTDKKYFTNCKQWYHRKVCGKATVISYECCPGYEKVPGEKGCPAALPLSNIYNTLGAVGAATTQMYSDRADLREEIEGPGSFTFFAPSNEAWAALPTEILDALVSNVNIELLNALHYHMVNRRLTSEELKHGSAFSSMYQDFNVHIHHYPNGIVTVNCARLIKTDQHATNGIVHVVDRVITAITNNVHTFLDTDDDLETLRTAIAAAGLTAMLESDGHYTVFAPTNEAFEKIPPEMLNRILGDPVALKDLLNYHILKNMQCSEAIMTGTPMETLQGTMLEVGCEGDEMTLNGKAIVQKKDQLGTNGVIHYINELLIPDSAKTLLELAQGSAVTTATKLFVDAGLSSHLTGSEALTMLAPQNEAFKGSLSMTGPMKKLMTNHILKNQLSSKSLYHGQLLETLGGSKLRVFVYRHNLCIENACIAAHDKTGRFATMFTVDKVLTPPMGTVMDVLKADDQFSLLVGAIQTAGLTELMNQPASHTVFAPTNKAFSALPPADLNKLMGNKQELAKVLKYHIGEELLVSGGVGSHNRVKTLQGDKLELGMRNYTVYVNKVPVIQADLMATNGVVHAVESIIKPLPPKVDREQADGPVGKVRLASASRIDSQVFKNDDLFQKVMKSHSSRTMTRVQ, from the exons ATGAAGAACTTAACTTTGCTCGCTTTGGCACTCACCTTGATTGCAACGATTTGTGTTGCAAAGTCGCCCTATCAATCAGTTGTTCAACACAGTAGAATAAGAGGCCGACCACATGG ACCGAACGTTTGTGCGATGCAAAAGATTCAGGGGACCGACAAGAAGTACTTCACCAACTGCAAGCAGTGGTACCATCGCAAAGTCTGCGGCAAGGCAAC GGTGATCAGCTATGAGTGTTGCCCTGGCTATGAAAAGGTCCCAGGAGAAAAAGGTTGTCCTGCAG CCTTGCCTCTGTCCAACATCTACAACACCCTGGGCGCGGTGGGAGCTGCCACGACCCAGATGTACTCTGACAGGGCCGATctgagggaggagatagagggaccTGGTAGCTTCACCTTCTTTGCCCCCAGCAATGAGGCCTGGGCCGCCCTTCCCACC GAAATCCTTGATGCTCTGGTGAGCAATGTCAACATTGAGTTGCTCAACGCGCTGCACTACCACATGGTCAACCGTCGTTTGACCTCAGAGGAACTCAAGCACggctctgccttctcctccatGTACCAGGACTTTAATGTCCACATTCACCACTATCCCAATGGA ATTGTCACAGTGAACTGTGCCCGCTTGATAAAGACCGATCAGCATGCCACCAACGGCATTGTTCATGTGGTGGACCGGGTCATCACAGCCATCACCAACAACGTGCACACATTCCTCGACACGGACGATGATCTGGAGACTCTTCGT ACTGCTATTGCTGCTGCTGGGCTGACTGCCATGCTTGAGTCGGATGGTCATTACACAGTGTTTGCTCCCACCAACGAGGCCTTTGAGAAGATCCCCCCCGAGATGCTCAACAGAATCTTGGGAGACCCGGTGGCTCTGAAAG ACTTGCTAAACTACCACATCCTGAAGAACATGCAATGCTCAGAGGCCATCATGACAGGGACCCCAATGGAGACCCTGCAGGGCACCATGCTGGAGGTTGGCTGCGAGGGAGATGAGATGACCCTCAATGGCAAGGCCATCGTCCAGAAGAAAGATCAGTTGGGCACAAACGGAGTCATCCACTACATCAACGAGTTGCTCATCCCAGACTCAG CCAAGACCCTGCTGGAGCTTGCCCAGGGATCCGCTGTGACCACGGCAACCAAGCTGTTTGTTGATGCTGGTCTCAGTTCCCACCTTACCGGCTCTGAGGCCCTCACCATGCTGGCTCCACAGAATGAGGCTTTCAAAG GTAGCTTATCAATGACTGGCCCAATGAAGAAACTGATGACAAACCATATTCTGAAAAACCAGCTTTCCTCAAAAAGCCTGTACCACGGACAGTTGCTGGAGACCCTGGGAGGAAGCAAGCTAAGAGTCTTCGTCTACCGCCAT AATCTGTGCATTGAGAATGCCTGCATTGCCGCACATGATAAGACTGGTCGTTTCGCAACCATGTTCACTGTGGACAAGGTTCTGACTCCTCCCATGGGAACTGTCATGGATGTGCTGAAAGCCGATGATCAGTTCAG TCTGCTGGTGGGTGCCATTCAGACTGCAGGTCTGACAGAGTTGATGAACCAGCCAGCATCCCACACAGTCTTCGCTCCCACCAACAAAGCCTTCAGCGCCCTGCCACCGGCAGACCTCAACAAACTCAtgg GGAACAAACAGGAGTTGGCCAAAGTTTTGAAGTACCACATTGGAGAGGAGCTCCTGGtcagtggaggggtggggtccCACAACAGAGTCAAGACTCTGCAGGGAGACAAGCTGGAGCTGGGCATG CGTAACTACACCGTGTACGTCAACAAGGTTCCGGTCATCCAGGCCGACCTGATGGCCACCAACGGGGTCGTCCATGCTGTTGAATCCATCATCAAGCCCCTGC CACCGAAGGTTGACAGGGAACAAGCCGATGGGCCTGTTGGCAAAGTCAGACTTGCCTCTGCTTCAAGA atcgACTCCCAGGTGTTCAAAAACG ATGACCTTTTCCAGAAGGTGATGAAAAGTCATTCCAGTAGGACAATGACTCGCGTCCAGTAA